From the Buchnera aphidicola (Ceratovacuna japonica) genome, one window contains:
- a CDS encoding hypothetical protein (possible pseudo, frameshifted) encodes MLQFALIPNNMYFLHKKIILRLQNMLDSGFEKEVYELFKNDILDVKFQSMKCIGYSQMWDFINKKITYNEMFDRIFFSTKKLVKKQMTWIKSWKNLYFINCDNIEGAKNKILEILRKNILLV; translated from the coding sequence GTGTTACAATTTGCTTTGATTCCTAATAATATGTACTTTTTACATAAAAAAATAATTTTAAGATTGCAAAACATGTTAGATTCTGGTTTTGAAAAAGAAGTTTATGAATTATTTAAAAATGATATTTTAGATGTAAAATTTCAATCTATGAAATGTATAGGATATTCGCAAATGTGGGACTTTATAAACAAAAAAATTACATATAATGAGATGTTCGATAGAATATTTTTTTCTACAAAAAAATTAGTAAAAAAACAAATGACATGGATAAAATCTTGGAAAAATTTATATTTTATAAATTGTGATAATATAGAAGGTGCAAAAAATAAAATTTTAGAAATTTTAAGAAAAAATATTTTATTAGTATAG
- a CDS encoding hypothetical protein (possible pseudo, frameshifted), whose product MKKNNIVVFLMGPTCSGKTALAMKIYDEINARIISVDSSMVYKNMNIGTAKPNEHELKKFPHKLVDIINPNQCYSVANFYYDSLREIELSFLEKRIPLLVGGTMLYYKILLNGLLNLPKRNKHFTRKIFLYVKNYGSINLYNKLQKIDSKSANNINKNDIYRLSRALEVYYSTGKKKVVF is encoded by the coding sequence ATGAAAAAAAATAATATAGTTGTTTTTTTAATGGGACCTACTTGTTCTGGAAAAACTGCTTTAGCTATGAAAATTTATGATGAAATAAATGCTAGAATAATTAGTGTAGATTCTTCTATGGTTTATAAAAATATGAACATAGGAACAGCTAAACCTAACGAACATGAATTAAAAAAGTTTCCTCATAAATTGGTTGATATTATAAATCCTAATCAATGTTATTCTGTTGCTAATTTTTATTATGATTCATTAAGAGAAATAGAACTATCTTTTTTAGAAAAAAGAATTCCATTGTTAGTTGGGGGTACAATGTTATATTATAAAATACTCTTAAATGGATTGTTAAATTTACCTAAGAGAAACAAACATTTTACTAGAAAAATTTTTTTATATGTAAAAAATTATGGTTCTATAAATTTGTATAACAAATTACAAAAAATAGATTCAAAAAGTGCTAACAATATAAATAAAAATGATATATATAGATTATCTAGAGCATTAGAAGTATATTATTCTACTGGAAAAAAAAAAGTAGTTTTTTAA
- the pgi gene encoding glucose-6-phosphate isomerase, which translates to MKFNYFKKNKYFKILYKNFKNIKNIHIKDLFLNDKNRFKKFSINFMDIMVLDYSKNIINDNIMKFLCKFAKEIKLNKEIKKMFKGEKINKTENSSVLHVALRRPIISKNFLKKNIMLKVKKSLEEMKTFSERVINGRLRGFTNKKITDIINIGIGGSELGPKMVNTALKDYKNHLNIHYLSNIDNNNLIDILRKIDLEKSLFLIVSKTFKTYETIKNANSVKKYFNNKINKKKFFSKHFYAVSNNKNEAIRFGIKKNNIFKIFKSIGGRYSVWSSAGLSIMLSIGYKNFLKFLNGANKMDDHFYNEPYNKNIPIILSLISFWYNIFFNAETEAILTYSNRLNKFTDYIQQLNMESNGKNIDKNGEKVLYNTSQIIWGGVGTNCQHSFFQLLHQGTRFVPCDFISFVNNRNKNFYNHNINLLSNFLAQTKSLAFGSNFIEKFSKKYKSNKNNAKLYKIFFGNTPSNSIMFKSISPKNIGILLSMYEHKIFTQGIILNIFSFDQWGVELGKNLSKIIYKNLKNRKKVNYEYDSSTHGLIKYYKKWKK; encoded by the coding sequence ATGAAATTTAATTATTTTAAAAAAAATAAATATTTTAAAATTTTGTATAAAAATTTTAAAAATATTAAAAATATACATATTAAAGATCTTTTTTTAAATGATAAAAATAGATTTAAAAAATTTTCTATAAATTTTATGGATATTATGGTTTTAGATTATTCTAAAAATATAATTAATGATAATATTATGAAATTTTTATGTAAATTTGCTAAAGAAATTAAATTAAATAAAGAAATAAAAAAAATGTTTAAAGGAGAGAAAATCAATAAGACTGAAAACAGCTCTGTATTACATGTTGCCTTAAGAAGACCTATTATATCTAAAAATTTTTTAAAAAAAAATATAATGTTAAAAGTTAAAAAATCTTTAGAAGAAATGAAAACTTTTTCTGAAAGAGTTATAAATGGAAGGTTAAGAGGTTTTACTAATAAAAAAATAACTGACATAATAAATATAGGTATAGGAGGGTCAGAATTAGGGCCTAAAATGGTAAATACTGCACTTAAAGATTATAAAAATCATTTAAATATACATTATTTATCTAATATAGATAATAATAATTTAATAGATATATTAAGAAAAATAGATTTAGAAAAATCTTTATTTTTAATAGTTTCTAAAACTTTTAAAACTTATGAGACTATAAAGAACGCTAATAGTGTAAAAAAATATTTTAATAATAAAATTAATAAAAAAAAATTTTTTTCTAAACATTTTTATGCTGTTTCTAATAACAAAAATGAAGCTATTAGATTTGGAATAAAAAAAAATAATATATTTAAGATTTTTAAATCCATAGGTGGTAGATATTCTGTGTGGTCATCAGCTGGACTGTCTATCATGTTGTCTATAGGATATAAAAATTTTTTAAAATTTTTAAATGGGGCTAATAAAATGGATGATCATTTTTATAATGAGCCATATAATAAAAATATTCCTATAATACTTTCTCTAATAAGTTTTTGGTACAATATTTTTTTTAATGCAGAGACTGAAGCTATTTTGACTTATAGTAATAGATTAAACAAATTTACCGATTATATACAACAATTGAACATGGAATCTAATGGAAAGAATATTGATAAAAATGGTGAAAAAGTTTTATATAATACCAGTCAAATTATATGGGGCGGCGTTGGCACAAATTGTCAGCATTCTTTTTTTCAACTTTTACATCAAGGAACTAGATTTGTTCCTTGTGATTTTATATCTTTCGTAAATAATAGAAATAAAAATTTTTATAATCATAATATAAATTTATTATCTAATTTTTTAGCTCAAACTAAATCATTAGCTTTTGGAAGCAATTTTATAGAAAAGTTTAGCAAAAAATATAAATCTAATAAAAATAATGCAAAATTATATAAAATTTTTTTTGGAAATACTCCATCTAATTCTATAATGTTTAAAAGTATTAGTCCTAAAAATATAGGTATATTATTATCTATGTATGAACATAAAATATTTACTCAAGGAATAATTTTAAACATTTTTAGTTTCGATCAATGGGGGGTTGAATTAGGAAAAAATTTATCTAAAATTATATATAAAAATTTAAAAAATAGAAAAAAAGTTAATTATGAATATGATAGTTCCACGCATGGATTAATAAAATATTATAAAAAATGGAAAAAATAA
- the orn gene encoding oligoribonuclease yields MKNKKLIWIDLEMTGLNPEKNFILEVGVIITDKNLKTITKGISIPIHQNISILKKMNLWNKRTHKKSGLLKKVITSKYNEKNAEKKIIEFIKKFVKKKESPMCGNSNFVDKIFLKKFMPKLLNYFHYRTIDVSTLKEISKIWNKKIYKNLNKKKTHRTISDIKESIKELLYYKKNFLICK; encoded by the coding sequence ATGAAAAACAAAAAATTAATATGGATAGATTTAGAAATGACTGGGTTAAATCCAGAAAAAAACTTTATTTTAGAAGTTGGAGTAATTATTACAGATAAAAATTTAAAAACTATAACAAAAGGAATATCAATTCCTATACATCAAAATATTAGCATACTCAAAAAGATGAATTTATGGAACAAAAGAACACATAAAAAAAGTGGATTATTAAAAAAAGTCATAACCAGCAAATACAATGAAAAAAACGCTGAAAAAAAAATTATAGAATTTATAAAAAAATTTGTAAAAAAAAAGGAATCTCCAATGTGTGGAAATTCTAATTTTGTAGATAAAATTTTTCTAAAAAAGTTTATGCCTAAACTATTAAATTATTTTCATTATAGAACAATAGATGTCAGTACATTAAAAGAAATATCTAAAATATGGAATAAAAAAATATACAAAAATTTAAATAAGAAAAAAACTCATAGAACTATATCAGACATAAAAGAATCAATAAAAGAGCTTTTATATTATAAAAAAAATTTTTTAATATGTAAATAA
- the rpmE gene encoding 50S ribosomal protein L31, translating into MKKKIHPKYKEVTAFCSCGNNIKFFSTINKKSINLDICGSCHPFFTGKQRVVDTSGRIEKFNKRFKNFQN; encoded by the coding sequence ATGAAAAAAAAAATACATCCTAAATATAAAGAAGTGACGGCTTTCTGTTCATGCGGAAATAATATAAAATTTTTTTCTACTATAAATAAAAAATCTATAAATTTAGATATATGTGGATCTTGTCATCCATTTTTTACAGGGAAACAACGTGTAGTTGATACTAGCGGTAGAATTGAAAAATTTAATAAAAGATTTAAAAATTTTCAAAACTAA
- the hslV gene encoding ATP-dependent protease subunit HslV, which yields MTTILSVRLKKKVVIGGDGQATLGNTVIKSNVKKVRNLYNKKVIAGFAGGTADAFTLFDLFEKKLLIHQGQLQRSAIELAKDWRTDKILRRLEALLAVADKSTSLIITGNGDVIKPENDLIAIGSGGSYAQASAQALLKHSNLTAKEIVKESLIIASNICIYTNQIFTIKELSSKK from the coding sequence ATGACAACTATATTAAGCGTTCGTTTAAAAAAAAAAGTAGTAATAGGTGGAGATGGCCAAGCTACTTTAGGAAACACAGTTATAAAAAGTAATGTAAAAAAAGTAAGAAATTTATATAATAAAAAAGTAATAGCAGGTTTTGCTGGGGGTACAGCTGATGCATTTACACTATTCGACTTATTTGAAAAAAAATTGTTGATTCATCAAGGTCAGTTACAAAGATCTGCAATAGAATTAGCTAAAGATTGGAGAACAGACAAAATACTAAGAAGATTAGAAGCTTTACTTGCTGTGGCGGATAAAAGTACATCATTAATAATAACTGGAAATGGAGATGTAATAAAACCTGAAAATGATTTAATTGCAATAGGATCAGGGGGGTCATATGCACAGGCTTCAGCGCAAGCATTATTAAAACATTCTAATTTAACAGCAAAAGAAATTGTTAAAGAATCTTTAATAATAGCATCTAACATTTGTATATATACAAATCAAATTTTTACAATAAAAGAGCTATCTTCAAAAAAATAA
- the hslU gene encoding HslU--HslV peptidase ATPase subunit, with product MSEMTPKNIVNELDKFIIGQKKAKRAVAIALRNRWRRMKVNKDIRNEITPKNILMIGPTGVGKTEIARRLAKLANSPFIKIEATKFTEVGYVGKEVDSIIRDLTDLAMKMVRVQIIENNKKKVKKIAEEKILAVLVPTVQNNWGVQDANQRPLATIKSFRKKLREGKLDDKVIEISVSVTPLGVEIMAPPGMEDLTNQLQSIFQNLGSNKKRTRKLKIKDAMKILIEEEASKLINPEEIKKKAINAVEQKGIVFIDEIDKICRRSGINSGPDISREGVQRDLLPLVEGCTVSTKYGTVKTDHILFIASGAFQVSTPSDLIPELQGRLPIRVELKSLTIEDFERILTEPSSSITIQYQALMKTEGIKINFKKSGIRCIAEAAWKVNQSMENIGARRLHTVMEKLMEDISFNSNEKKNTSVEINKKYVKKHLEKFVSNEDLSKFVL from the coding sequence ATGTCAGAAATGACTCCTAAAAATATTGTTAATGAATTAGATAAATTTATAATAGGACAAAAAAAAGCAAAAAGAGCTGTAGCAATAGCTTTAAGGAATAGATGGAGAAGAATGAAAGTAAATAAAGATATAAGAAATGAAATAACTCCAAAAAACATATTAATGATAGGTCCAACAGGAGTTGGAAAAACAGAAATTGCTAGAAGATTAGCTAAGTTAGCAAATTCTCCATTTATAAAAATAGAAGCAACAAAATTCACTGAAGTAGGATATGTAGGAAAAGAAGTTGATTCTATAATTAGAGATTTAACAGATTTAGCTATGAAAATGGTTAGAGTTCAAATAATAGAAAATAACAAGAAAAAAGTAAAAAAAATAGCAGAAGAAAAAATATTAGCAGTTTTAGTCCCAACAGTACAAAACAACTGGGGAGTTCAAGATGCTAATCAAAGACCATTAGCTACAATAAAATCTTTTAGAAAAAAATTAAGAGAAGGAAAATTAGATGATAAAGTAATAGAAATAAGTGTTTCAGTAACTCCTCTAGGAGTGGAAATAATGGCTCCTCCTGGAATGGAAGATCTTACAAATCAACTTCAATCAATATTTCAAAATTTAGGAAGTAATAAAAAAAGAACTAGAAAGCTTAAAATAAAAGATGCTATGAAAATTTTAATAGAAGAAGAAGCATCGAAATTAATAAATCCAGAAGAAATTAAGAAAAAAGCTATAAACGCAGTAGAACAAAAAGGAATAGTATTTATAGATGAAATAGATAAAATATGTAGACGAAGTGGAATAAATTCAGGACCAGATATTTCTAGAGAAGGAGTTCAAAGAGATCTATTACCTTTAGTAGAGGGATGTACAGTATCTACTAAATATGGAACTGTTAAAACAGATCATATATTATTTATAGCTTCTGGAGCATTTCAAGTTTCTACCCCATCAGATTTAATACCAGAACTACAAGGAAGACTTCCTATAAGAGTAGAATTAAAATCATTAACTATAGAAGACTTTGAAAGAATTTTAACAGAACCTAGTTCTTCTATTACTATTCAATATCAAGCTCTAATGAAAACAGAAGGAATAAAAATAAATTTTAAAAAAAGTGGAATAAGATGTATAGCTGAAGCTGCATGGAAAGTTAATCAGTCTATGGAAAACATAGGAGCTAGAAGATTACATACAGTTATGGAAAAATTGATGGAAGACATATCATTCAATTCAAATGAAAAAAAAAATACTTCAGTAGAAATAAATAAAAAATACGTAAAAAAACACTTAGAAAAATTTGTATCTAATGAAGATCTAAGTAAATTTGTATTATAA
- a CDS encoding ferredoxin--NADP(+) reductase, translating into MTDWIKATVIKIKKWKFPLFSIILNAKISPFIAGQFTKIAILKNKKKIQRAYSYVNSPKNKNLEFYITYVKNGIITKKLYNLKPGKIVMISKKSFGFFTLKEIPSTRNLWMISTGTAIGPYLSILQDDNEEIKKFKKIILIHAVRYKNQFNYKNIIKKIMFKHKNNFIFQKIVSREKLNKKYLFGRIPKLFSNDSIEKITKTKINNKNSHFMICGNPNMVKDTNKILIEKYKLKKNLRKNPGHITNENYW; encoded by the coding sequence ATGACAGATTGGATAAAAGCAACTGTTATAAAAATAAAAAAATGGAAATTTCCATTATTTAGTATAATTTTAAATGCAAAAATATCACCATTTATAGCAGGTCAATTTACTAAAATAGCAATATTAAAAAACAAAAAAAAAATACAAAGAGCATACTCTTATGTAAATTCACCTAAAAATAAAAATTTAGAATTTTATATAACATATGTAAAAAATGGAATAATAACAAAAAAATTATATAACCTAAAACCAGGAAAAATAGTAATGATAAGTAAAAAATCTTTTGGATTTTTTACACTAAAAGAAATACCTAGTACAAGAAATCTATGGATGATATCTACTGGCACAGCTATAGGACCATATTTATCTATATTACAAGATGATAATGAAGAAATTAAAAAATTTAAAAAAATAATATTAATACATGCAGTTAGATATAAAAATCAGTTTAATTACAAAAATATAATAAAAAAAATAATGTTCAAACATAAAAATAATTTTATATTTCAAAAAATAGTAAGTAGAGAAAAATTAAATAAAAAATATTTATTTGGAAGAATACCAAAATTATTTTCTAATGATAGTATAGAAAAAATAACAAAAACAAAAATAAATAATAAAAACTCACATTTTATGATTTGTGGAAATCCAAATATGGTAAAAGATACAAACAAAATATTAATAGAAAAATATAAACTTAAAAAAAATTTAAGAAAAAACCCTGGACATATAACTAATGAAAACTATTGGTAA
- the epmA gene encoding elongation factor P--(R)-beta-lysine ligase — translation MKKKKSYNNLIKVKDLIYRSKIIFNIRKFFNNLNILEVDTPILSRHAVSDCNIKCFKTNYYDNNINKVIDLWMIPSPEYHMKRLLSLKIGSIYQICHSFRDEELGKYHNPEFTMLELYIVNCNMFELINKVDYFFQKIFYFKKSDIISYKKVFIKYLEIDPFKSNKCTLIKKIIHLKHFHLIKNSKFICKKNLLEILFLIGIEKYLGKERPIFIYHFPSDQALLSSINKKNKKLSDRFEVFFKGIEIANGFYELRDRKDQEKRFKNENYIRKKIGLEKIKIDNFFLDALSRGIPKCSGIAIGIDRIIMINLNRNDISKVIPFTINNC, via the coding sequence ATGAAAAAGAAAAAAAGTTATAATAATTTAATAAAAGTAAAAGATTTAATATATAGATCAAAAATTATTTTTAATATAAGAAAATTTTTTAATAATTTAAATATATTAGAAGTAGATACTCCTATTTTATCTAGACATGCAGTTTCAGATTGTAATATAAAATGTTTTAAAACTAATTATTATGATAACAATATTAATAAAGTAATAGATCTGTGGATGATACCAAGTCCTGAATATCATATGAAAAGGTTATTATCTTTAAAAATAGGATCTATATATCAAATATGTCATAGTTTTAGAGATGAAGAGTTAGGAAAATATCATAATCCTGAGTTTACTATGCTTGAACTATATATTGTAAATTGTAATATGTTTGAGTTAATTAATAAAGTTGATTATTTTTTTCAAAAAATATTTTATTTTAAAAAATCTGATATTATTTCTTATAAAAAAGTTTTTATTAAATATTTGGAAATTGATCCATTTAAGTCTAATAAATGTACTTTAATAAAAAAAATAATACATTTGAAACATTTTCATTTAATAAAAAATTCAAAATTTATATGTAAAAAAAATTTGTTAGAAATACTATTTTTAATAGGAATAGAAAAATATTTGGGAAAAGAAAGACCTATTTTTATATATCATTTTCCATCTGATCAAGCACTATTGTCATCTATAAATAAAAAAAATAAAAAATTGTCTGATAGATTTGAAGTTTTTTTTAAAGGAATAGAAATAGCTAATGGATTTTATGAGTTAAGAGATAGAAAAGATCAAGAAAAAAGATTTAAAAATGAAAATTATATTAGAAAAAAAATAGGTTTAGAAAAAATAAAGATAGATAATTTTTTTTTAGATGCTTTGTCTAGAGGAATTCCTAAATGCTCAGGAATTGCTATTGGAATAGATAGAATAATTATGATAAATTTGAATAGAAATGATATTTCTAAAGTAATTCCTTTTACAATAAACAATTGTTAA